One genomic region from Balaenoptera acutorostrata chromosome 1, mBalAcu1.1, whole genome shotgun sequence encodes:
- the LOC130707320 gene encoding coiled-coil domain-containing protein 185-like, with translation MEGFGRFSPWPHSDLWEAPPPRKERASSARLGGSGPQSEQGLCSRPGTPRERSEASAPWPHLRCSPTPRPRRRRYPDFPPESRSLTDVARRPPDHARKHRPRSRRLEDAWGEAGTKPLEQGGRPPSPAWQQQPQLPPQQPQPCQHYPPARGDSPPPYPQGAYTPPSGTFGVEKVQSGDQWAVPACRGLGRWSLSSVHTKKCSVPSREFGTQSGCVYLQKRYRNDPVESLASQYSQHSLSSKAMQNQHTQILKNKLEEAVMSSRDRKIVALVLTWLKKAQRMRELQQQAALAWEELKRSDQKVQLTLETERKLLLQQSQEQWQQEKEQRVRRWDRQATNTSRQERRWKAQLGDQENQRQEKLEGAPSETEAKRGTQYQVQRLQEHERMMQDLREQNSLQLQKRLKQVCLKRHVHTTEGQKKIQETRLSSLVNYQARKVLRDCQAKAEELLRKLSLEQSSQWSQEIPQGLIKEHHREPKEKVKKEEEQCQQVKGCAEESGEQRKGHERLPVELADQKTLQTRSNVHRNISDKVQQIRELNILREKNHHILKLKAEKEEKCHIERIKEAIRKKERKMEQISREKDAPFGEFQKISRASRADNVRKFANNFFDPIGREAQVRAGQQRGGH, from the coding sequence ATGGAGGGCTTCGGCCGCTTCTCCCCGTGGCCTCACTCggacctctgggaggccccgCCGCCCCGCAAGGAGCGCGCATCCTCGGCGCGGCTGGGCGGGTCAGGGCCGCAGAGCGAGCAGGGCCTGTGCTCCCGGCCCGGGACTCCCCGCGAGCGGAGCGAGGCCTCGGCGCCCTGGCCGCACCTGCGCTGCTCGCCCACCCCGCGGCCCCGCCGGCGCCGGTACCCGGACTTTCCGCCTGAAAGCCGCAGCCTGACCGACGTGGCCCGGAGGCCCCCGGACCACGCCAGGAAGCACCGGCCCCGCAGCCGGCGCCTGGAAGACGCCTGGGGGGAGGCGGGTACCAAGCCCCTGGAGCAGGGAGGCAGGCCGCCTAGCCCGgcctggcagcagcagccccagctgcCACCGCAACAGCCTCAGCCCTGCCAGCACTACCCTCCGGCCCGGGGAGATTCGCCCCCACCTTACCCGCAGGGAGCTTACACTCCCCCGAGTGGAACTTTCGGGGTAGAAAAGGTGCAGAGCGGAGACCAGTGGGCAGTGCCGGCCTGCAGAGGTCTCGGTCGCTGGTCCCTTTCCTCGGTTCACACGAAGAAGTGTTCTGTGCCCTCCAGAGAGTTCGGGACGCAGTCAGGTTGCGTGTACCTCCAGAAAAGATACCGTAATGATCCGGTGGAGTCCTTAGCCAGCCAGTACTCCCAGCACTCGCTCTCCAGCAAGGCGATGCAGAACCAGCACACCCAGATCCTCAAGaacaagctggaagaggcagtaaTGTCCTCCAGGGACCGGAAGATTGTGGCCCTGGTGCTGACCTGGCTCAAGAAGGCCCAGAGGATGCGGGAGCTGCAGCAGCAGGCGGCCCTAGCCTGGGAGGAGCTGAAGCGCTCGGACCAGAAGGTCCAGTTGACCCTAGAGACAGAGCGcaagctgctgctgcagcagaGCCAGGAGCAGTGGCAGCAGGAGAAGGAGCAGCGTGTCCGACGGTGGGACCGGCAAGCGACGAACACGAGCCGGCAGGAGCGCAGGTGGAAGGCGCAGCTAGGGGACCAAGAGAACCAGCGCCAGGAGAAGCTGGAGGGGGCCCCCTCTGAGACCGAGGCCAAGCGCGGGACGCAGTACCAGGTGCAGCGCCTGCAGGAGCACGAGAGGATGATGCAGGACCTGCGGGAGCAGAACAGCCTGCAGCTGCAGAAGAGGCTGAAGCAGGTCTGTCTAAAGAGGCATGTGCACACCACCGAGGGCCAGAAGAAGATCCAGGAGACCCGTCTTAGCTCCCTAGTCAATTACCAGGCCCGGAAGGTCCTCAGGGACTGCCAGGCCAAGGCTGAGGAGCTCCTtaggaagctgtccctggaaCAGAGTTCCCAGTGGTCCCAAGAGATCCCCCAGGGCCTGATTAAGGAGCATCACCGGGAGCCGAAGGAGAAGgtcaagaaggaggaggagcagtgCCAGCAGGTCAAGGGGTGCGCGGAAGAGTCCGGGGAGCAGAGGAAGGGGCACGAGCGGCTGCCCGTGGAGCTCGCGGACCAGAAGACCCTGCAGACCAGGAGTAACGTCCACAGGAATATCAGCGACAAGGTGCAGCAGATTCGGGAGCTCAACATCCTGCGGGAGAAGAATCATCACATCCTGAAGCTGAAAGCCGAGAAGGAGGAAAAGTGCCACATCGAGCGCATTAAGGAAGCCATTAGGAAAAAGGAGCGGAAGATGGAGCAGATCTCGCGAGAGAAAGATGCACCCTTCGGTGAATTCCAAAAGATCTCCAGGGCCTCCAGGGCAGACAACGTGAGAAAGTTTGCCAACAACTTCTTTGATCCGATAGGGCGGGAGGCCCAGGTTCGAGCTGGGCAGCAGAGAGGAGGCCACTGA